A window of the Chiloscyllium plagiosum isolate BGI_BamShark_2017 chromosome 13, ASM401019v2, whole genome shotgun sequence genome harbors these coding sequences:
- the LOC122556368 gene encoding complement C1q and tumor necrosis factor-related protein 9-like: MLHTFMIILPMLASRLYAQNGTSLADSDSGRIFLPMEQGDFGSHESESPDPTASSETETTFSDLVTTTDSGFQENETNVLIAISSPEVTPLPTNENNEAEITAHMDSKINGLSGIKENNILEVPAPGFKENNALNNSNALGVPGPKNNPAKCCPLGSKGVKSHQGADRDFGSSQNSSSGEAEHFERNREEESNIEFPDSSKEIHSQEEIRKVFRREIAPSTFSEPEGSQASEGSSSTEGIIETDQQEVTKLLSPSDEKNGCATVQAFSVGLMGQIELSLIGTPVKFQNIFFNEQQLYNTSSGTFIAEVSGIYLFTYNVIVSEWKLTIGFFMNGVNILNTSSVQINGNIGSASASLILNLSNGDEIWLGLVNSGGGTQMTHSSSMSTFSGFLLSL, encoded by the exons ATGCTTCATACATTTATGATAATACTGCCGATGCTGGCTTCCAGATTATATGCTCAGAATGGAACCAGTCTTGCTGACAGTGACTCTGGTAGAATTTTTTTACCTATGGAACAAGGTGATTTTGGATCTCATGAAAGTGAGTCTCCAGACCCAACGGCTTCCTCTGAAACTGAGACTACTTTCTCTGATCTAGTTACAACGACTGATTCTGGATTTCAAGAGAATGAAACAAATGTTCTAATTGCCATATCATCTCCAGAAGTTACTCCCCTACCAACTAATGAAAACAATGAAGCTGAAATAACTGCTCATATGGATTCAAAAATTAATG GTTTGTCTGGCATCAAAGAAAACAACATCCTTGAAGTACCTGCACCAGGATTCAAAGAAAATAATGCATTGAATAATTCCAATGCATTAGGGGTTCCGGGTCCAAAGAATAATCCTGCTAAGTGTTGTCCTTTGGGCTCAAAAGGAGTAAAGTCACATCAAGGAGCTGACAGAGATTTTGGAAGCAGCCAAAACTCATCTTCTGGAGAAGCAGAACATTTCGAAAGGAACCGTGAAGAAGAAAGTAATATTGAATTTCCTGATTCTTCTAAAGAAATCCATTCTCaggaagaaataagaaaggtattTCGCAGAGAGATTGCACCTTCTACATTTTCCGAGCCAGAAGGATCACAGGCGTCAGAAGGCAGCTCAAGTACTGAAGGAATAATTGAAACTGATCAACAGGAAGTGACAAAACTTCTGAGTCCCAGTGATGAGAAAAATGGATGTGCTACGGTTCAGGCTTTTTCAGTTGGGTTAATGGGTCAAATTGAACTTTCATTGATTGGAACGCCAgttaaatttcaaaacattttctttaatGAACAGCAGCTGTATAACACTAGTTCAGGAACATTTATTGCTGAGGTTAGTGGCATCTACTTGTTTACATACAATGTAATAGTTTCAGAATGGAAACTGACAATTGGCTTTTTTATGAATGGTGTCAACATTCTTAACACTTCTAGTGTCCAGATTAATGGAAATATTGGTTCGGCTTCtgcatctctgatcttgaatctTTCAAATGGGGATGAAATCTGGCTTGGACTTGTTAACAGTGGTGGAGGGACGCAAATGACACATAGTAGTAGTATGTCCACCTTTTCAGGATTTCTACTCAGCCTCTGA